A stretch of the Papaver somniferum cultivar HN1 chromosome 6, ASM357369v1, whole genome shotgun sequence genome encodes the following:
- the LOC113288039 gene encoding uncharacterized protein LOC113288039 yields MNKLLDFGRKAVFFVRVMSGYEERSIKAFRLKLQKQIQEANEKKACLKKIPEQVILSEVRRMVEEMQALNKKLEETETAIEDFLKPIDNQAELIMNMQLEGEDSRMKRMMKAMQEQALMENDAAIATAKEKLTAHTSVANAADVAAAKEKLTEKSSSMDVADAADIDSNKEPLISVNQV; encoded by the exons ATGAATAAATTATTGGATTTTGGAAGGAAAGCTGTATTCTTTGTCAGAGTTATGTCTGGATATGAAGAGAGAAGTATTAAGGCATTCAGATTAAAGCTCCAAAAGCAAATTCAAGAG GCAAATGAAAAGAAGGCATGCTTAAAAAAGATTCCTGAACAGGTTATTTTATCAGAGGTCCGAAGAATGGTGGAAGAGATGCAGGCATTGAACAAGAAGTTGGAGGAAACA GAAACTGCCATTGAGGATTTTTTGAAGCCGATTGACAATCAAGCGGAGCTCATAATGAACATGCAACTTGAAGGAGAAGACAGTAGGATGAAAAGAATGATGAAAGCCATGCAAGAGCAGGCTTTGATGGAAAATGATGCAGCTATTGCTACTGCGAAAGAGAAGCTAACAGCACACACTTCCGTTGCCAATGCAGCAGATGTTGCTGCTGCCAAAGAGAAGCTAACAGAAAAATCGTCTAGTATGGATGTAGCAGATGCTGCAGATATAGACTCTAACAAAGAACCTCTTATATCCGTCAACCAAGTTTAG